The Salvia splendens isolate huo1 chromosome 21, SspV2, whole genome shotgun sequence genome includes a window with the following:
- the LOC121784378 gene encoding protein FAR-RED IMPAIRED RESPONSE 1-like, translated as MVLDDMAKKKEMSEAFTYHYKVNASNQLVALFWCDGLMKRNYHMFGDIVAFDSTHIVVHYAATKLPNRLLRDDDFKKKFNACVWSDLLEPDEFEEEWNRLVEHHKLEDIDWFATLYEYRQFWIPAYFRDFPLGSMIRTTSISESENSFYKNFLKPRANIAKFYLNFNHALEFQRNSRTTLDYHDATALPILATTLPFEKHASTLYTDSMFKKIQEEIVEGNDRCRVLGFSPAEMVDTYKLGDNKRNLYVLRHDKNDDSYSCECKLFGRQGYMCSHIFFLFQNNEVKKIPDKYCESRWKKTPLAKVVHGEFQDALPTRSIVDDR; from the exons ATGGTGTTGGATGATATGGCTAAGAAGAAGGAAATGTCCGAGGCGTTCACATATCACTACAAAGTTAATGCTTCTAACCAGTTGGTTGCTCTATTTTGGTGTGACGGTCTGATGAAGAGGAATTACCACATGTTTGGTGATATTGTAGCCTTTGACTCCAC GCATATAGTTGTACATTACGCGGCCACCAAGTTACCGAACAGGTTGTTGAGGGACGACGATTTCAAGAAGAAATTCAATGCTTGCGTGTGGTCGGACCTTCTTGAACCTGACGAATTTGAAGAGGAGTGGAATAGATTGGTGGAACATCATAAGCTGGAGGACATTGACTGGTTCGCCACATTGTACGAGTATAGGCAATTCTGGATACCAGCGTACTTTAGAGATTTTCCTCTGGGATCGATGATTAGGACTACGTCCATATCCGAATCGGAGAATAGCTTCTACAAAAATTTTCTGAAGCCCCGAGCTAACATTGCTAAATTCTACTTAAATTTCAACCACGCCCTTGAATTCCAGCGGAACAGTAGAACAACATTGGACTACCACGATGCCACTGCCCTGCCCATACTGGCCACTACTCTGCCATTCGAGAAACATGCTTCCACGCTGTACACCGACAGTATGTTCAAgaaaatccaagaagaaattgTTGAGGGTAATGACAGATGCCGCGTGCTTGGATTTTCACCTGCAGAAATGGTTGACACCTACAAGCTTGGGGACAACAAGCGCAATTTATACGTTCTCCGTCATGATAAGAATGATGACTCATACTCGTGCGAATGCAAACTATTTGGTAGGCAGGGTTATATGTGCAGCCATATCTTTTTTTTGTTCCAGaacaatgaagtgaaaaaaatcCCAGATAAATACTGCGAAAGCAGATGGAAGAAGACTCCCTTAGCCAAGGTTGTACATGGGGAGTTTCAGGATGCCCTGCCTACCAGGTCCATCGTTGACGATAGGTAA
- the LOC121785435 gene encoding monosaccharide-sensing protein 2-like — translation MMRGAVFVAIAAAIGNFLQGWDNATIAGSVLYIKREFHLETRPTIEGLIVATSLIGATVITTFSGPVADWLGRRPMLIISSVLYFLSGLVMFWAPNVYTLLLARLLDGFGIGLAVTLVPVYISETAPPEIRGLLNTLPQFTGSAGMFLSYCMVFAMSLKDSPSWRMMLGVLSIPSLFYFALALFYLPESPRWLVSKGRMKEAKKVLQGLRGREDVSGEMALLLEGLDVGGDTAIEEYVISPDNVLAGHQDHEAEKDRIKLYGAEEGQSWIAKPVAGQSTLGMVSRQGSLANRSMLMDPMVTLFGSVHEKLPEMGMGSMRSMLFSNFGSMFNVNPENQAKHEHWNEENMERDEENAGSDHSGNESDDDMRSPLIRHDSNAEKENNGEQLGSVGIGGGWQLAYRKDENNAGGLKRIYLHQEGGAAASRRGSVISIAGTEGPADAELVHAAALVSHSVLRADDVTTHQSIGLATDKKPQAAAQGPGWRDLFEPGVKHALVVGIGLQILQQFSGINGVLYYTPQILEQAGVGVLLSNLGLTSESASLLISGLTTLLMLPSIGVAMRLMDVAGRRWLLLSTLPVLLVTLIMLVLGNVLDLGSVPHAVISTVSVIIYFCTFVMGFGPIPNILCSEIFPTRVRGLCIAICALTFWICDIIVTYSLPVMLNSIGLAGVFSIYAVVCGIAWVFTYLKVPETKGMPLEVITEFFAVGAKQNAESENN, via the exons ATGATGAGAGGAGCTGTTTTTGTAGCTATTGCTGCCGCCATTGGTAACTTCTTGCAAGGATGGGACAATGCTACTATTGCAG GATCTGTGCTTTACATCAAGAGGGAGTTTCATTTGGAGACACGGCCTACAATCGAAGGGCTTATCGTTGCAACATCTCTGATTGGGGCAACGGTTATCACTACATTCTCCGGGCCAGTGGCTGACTGGCTCGGACGTCGTCCAATGCTGATAATCTCATCGGTTCTCTATTTTCTTAGTGGACTGGTAATGTTCTGGGCTCCCAATGTGTACACCCTCCTTCTGGCTAGGCTCTTGGATGGTTTTGGGATTGGTCTCGCTGTCACTCTCGTTCCCGTCTACATATCCGAGACAGCCCCGCCAGAAATAAGGGGGTTGCTGAATACCCTCCCTCAGTTTACTGGCTCTGCTGGGATGTTTTTGTCATACTGCATGGTCTTTGCTATGTCGTTGAAGGATTCGCCTAGTTGGAGAATGATGCTCGGGGTTCTTTCTATTCCTTCACTGTTCTATTTTGCCTTGGCATTGTTTTACCTGCCTGAATCCCCGAGGTGGCTGGTAAGTAAAGGGAGGATGAAAGAGGCCAAGAAAGTTCTGCAAGGCCTGCGTGGACGAGAAGATGTCTCAG GTGAAATGGCTTTATTACTTGAGGGTTTAGATGTCGGAGGTGATACAGCCATAGAGGAATATGTCATCAGTCCCGATAACGTTCTTGCTGGCCACCAAGATCATGAAGCAGAGAAAGATCGTATCAAATTATATGGTGCTGAAGAGGGCCAATCCTGGATCGCCAAACCCGTTGCTGGACAGAGCACTCTGGGTATGGTCTCCCGTCAAGGGAGTCTGGCTAACCGGAGTATGCTTATGGATCCGATGGTCACTCTCTTTGGCAGTGTTCACGAGAAGCTCCCAGAGATGGGAATGGGAAGCATGAGAAGCATGCTCTTCTCGAATTTCGGCAGTATGTTTAACGTAAACCCAGAAAATCAAGCTAAACACGAGCATTGGAATGAAGAAAACATGGAGAGGGATGAGGAAAATGCTGGATCTGATCATTCTGGGAACGAATCTGATGATGACATGAGGAGCCCTTTGATTCGCCATGATAGCAATGCTGAGAAGGAGAATAACGGAGAGCAGCTCGGAAGTGTAGGAATCGGTGGTGGCTGGCAGCTAGCATACAGGAAGGATGAGAATAACGCAGGGGGTCTTAAGAGGATCTACTTGCACCAAGAGGGCGGTGCTGCTGCATCCAGGCGCGGTTCGGTTATTTCCATAGCGGGAACTGAAGGACCGGCTGATGCCGAATTAGTCCATGCTGCTGCCCTAGTGAGCCATTCTGTTCTCCGTGCTGATGACGTCACCACTCATCAATCAATTGGTCTGGCAACGGACAAGAAACCGCAAGCTGCTGCACAAGGTCCTGGCTGGAGGGATCTTTTCGAACCAGGAGTCAAACATGCACTCGTTGTTGGCATAGGACTTCAAATTCTTCAGCAG TTTTCTGGCATTAATGGAGTTCTCTACTACACGCCACAAATTCTGGAACAAGCCGGTGTGGGAGTTCTCCTTTCGAATTTAGGCCTCACCTCAGAATCCGCCTCTCTTCTCATCAGCGGACTAACTACATTGTTGATGCTTCCTAGCATCGGTGTTGCAATGAGACTCATGGACGTTGCTGGCAGAAG ATGGCTCCTCCTCTCGACTCTGCCCGTGCTTCTAGTGACGCTGATTATGCTGGTTCTTGGCAACGTGCTCGATCTGGGGTCAGTGCCTCATGCTGTGATCTCAACAGTCAGTGTGATCATCTACTTCTGCACCTTCGTGATGGGGTTCGGGCCGATCCCAAACATCCTATGCTCGGAGATCTTCCCCACCCGCGTCCGTGGGCTCTGCATCGCCATCTGCGCCCTCACATTCTGGATATGCGACATCATCGTCACCTACAGTCTTCCCGTGATGCTCAACTCCATCGGCCTGGCTGGTGTCTTCTCCATCTACGCAGTCGTCTGCGGCATCGCGTGGGTGTTCACGTACCTCAAAGTGCCGGAAACCAAAGGGATGCCACTGGAAGTCATCACGGAGTTCTTCGCAGTGGGTGCGAAGCAAAATGCAGAGAGTGAAAACAACTGA
- the LOC121785177 gene encoding MLO-like protein 10 produces MAGESGYGDKERDLQYTATWAVAGVCAVIIIISIVLEKLLHKVGTWLTDRHKKALYEALEKVKAELMILGFISLTLVFSQYYIAEICIPKGAADIMLPCKEKKTGKEDEGRRRLLSFDRRVLAGKSSNKCAEKGLVPLITVDGLHQIHILIFFLAVLHVLYSAITMGLGKLKIRGWKGWEQETTSHDYEFSNDPSRFRLTHETSFVRAHTSFWTRIPIFFYIGCFFRQFFRSVSKSDYMTLRNGFISVHLAPGSKFNFQKYIKRSLEDDFKTVVGVSPVLWGSFVVFLLINVHGWQALFWASLVPVIIILAVGTKLQAILTKMALEIIERHAVVQGIPLVQGSDKYFWFGRPRLVLHLIHFALFQNAFQLTYFLWIWYEFGIDSCIHENLGLVIIKIGVGVGVLCLCSYITLPLYALIAQMGSSMKKTIFDEQTSNALKKWHMAVKKKHGRGGSTPTRTLGGNASPTSSMGSPFHPTGAMLQRFKTTGHSTRGFGYEDHDASDIEDPSTPPPPTASLIIRSNDPLDHDHDHDHDHGIDEHHLDDEHDREFALNGQETRNEDDFSFGRPAPTQQK; encoded by the exons ATGGCTGGTGAGTCTGGTTATGGGGATAAGGAGAGAGATCTTCAGTATACAGCAACATGGGCAGTTGCTGGTGTTTGTGCTGTCATCATAATCATCTCTATTGTCCTTGAAAAACTCCTCCACAAAGTTGGGACG TGGTTAACAGATAGGCATAAGAAGGCTCTGTATGAGGCGCTGGAGAAGGTCAAAGCAG AGTTGATGATTCTTGGTTTCATCTCTCTGACCCTTGTATTCAGTCAATACTACATTGCTGAAATCTGCATACCTAAAGGTGCTGCTGATATCATGCTGCcttgtaaagaaaaaaaaactggTAAGGAAGATGAGGGTCGTCGCAGGCTTTTGTCATTTGATCGCCGTGTTTTAGCTGGCAAATCGTCTAATAAATGTGCCGAG AAGGGGCTTGTACCACTTATAACGGTGGATGGACTGCATCAGATACATATTCTTATATTCTTTTTAGCAGTCTTGCACGTGCTCTACAGTGCTATCACTATGGGACTTGGAAAGCTTAAG ATTCGTGGTTGGAAAGGATGGGAGCAGGAGACTACCTCCCACGACTATGAGTTTTCTAATG ATCCTTCAAGATTCAGGCTTACTCATGAGACATCTTTCGTGAGGGCGCACACTAGTTTCTGGACACGGATACCTATCTTTTTCTACATT GGATGTTTTTTCCGACAATTCTTTAGGTCTGTTAGCAAATCTGATTATATGACGTTACGAAATGGTTTCATTTCC GTTCATTTGGCCCCCGGAAGCAAGTTCAACTTCCAAAAATACATTAAACGGTCACTGGAAGATGACTTTAAGACTGTTGTGGGAGTAAG TCCAGTTTTGTGGGGATCATTTGTCGTTTTCTTGCTCATAAATGTTCACG GGTGGCAAGCACTGTTTTGGGCATCCTTAGTTCCTGTGATT ATAATATTGGCTGTCGGCACGAAGCTACAAGctattttgacaaaaatggCCCTTGAGATAATAGAGAGACATGCAGTAGTCCAGGGCATACCTCTCGTTCAAGGCTCCGACAAATATTTCTGGTTTGGTCGGCCCCGGCTGGTGCTGCATCTCATACACTTTGCACTTTTTCAG AATGCTTTCCAATTGACATACTTCTTGTGGATTTGG TACGAGTTTGGGATCGATTCTTGCATCCATGAGAATCTCGGACTTGTGATTATCAAGATTGGTGTAGG GGTTGGAGTCCTATGTTTGTGCAGCTACATTACACTTCCACTATATGCCCTCATTGCTCAG ATGGGGTCAAGCATGAAGAAAACCATATTTGATGAGCAAACGTCTAATGCCCTCAAGAAGTGGCACATGGCGGTGAAGAAGAAGCACGGGCGGGGAGGAAGCACCCCTACGCGAACCTTAGGTGGGAACGCGAGCCCGACATCTTCAATGGGGTCACCATTCCACCCTACGGGCGCGATGCTTCAGCGTTTCAAGACCACCGGTCACTCGACTCGGGGATTTGGTTATGAAGACCATGACGCATCTGATATCGAGGATCCATCCACGCCTCCACCACCGACGGCCAGCTTGATCATACGGTCCAATGATCCTTTGGATCACGATCACGATcacgaccacgaccacggcATTGATGAGCATCATCTTGATGACGAGCATGACAGGGAATTCGCTCTGAATGGACAGGAAACGAGGAACGAAGATGATTTCTCGTTCGGGCGCCCGGCTCCCACCCAGCAGAAGTGA